The following coding sequences are from one Nicotiana tomentosiformis chromosome 3, ASM39032v3, whole genome shotgun sequence window:
- the LOC138908250 gene encoding uncharacterized protein — MGMDAVEIFGQYLGKVEGTLSVLEGHSLEEIESIRNDLEGRTQTEMELRQTIIALECRLMEALSTIDAMKAKIESLEEHVSVGVTEEANNVVVMREAKIEATKPPVFKGVRDAQEVENFLCHLENYFRHDKVRGDEAMINTAMLYLSETTMLWWRRKMADVDKGLCTISTWDQFKAEFKRQFFPNNVLYEARRKLRELKQTRSICVYVKEFTTLMLQIPNLTNDDLLFHFMDGLQNWAKQELQRRQVADIDQAIVEAESLMDFRHDKHDKGKGK; from the coding sequence ATGGGGATGGACGCCGTAGAGATCTTTGGCCAATACTTGGGGAAGGTGGAAGGCACACTTAGCGTTCTTGAGGGGCATTCTCTTGAAGAGATTGAGAGTATCCGAAATGACTTGGAGGGACGTACACAGACCGAGATGGAACTAAGGCAAACTATCATTGCCTTAGAGTGCAGACTCATGGAGGCTTTGAGTACTATCGATGCTatgaaggcaaagatagagtcactcGAGGAGCATGTTAGTGTTGGCGTGACCGAGGAAGCCAACAATGTTGTGGTGATGagggaggccaagatcgaggctacCAAACCCCCGGTGTTCAAAGGTGTTCGTGatgcacaagaagtggaaaacttcctttgtcacttggagaactacttcaGGCACGACAAAGTGAGGGGCGACGAGGCCATGATAAACACTGCAATGTTATACCTCTCAGAGACTACCATGCTATGGTGGAGAAGGAAGATGGCTGACGTGGATAAAGGTCTATGTACTATTAGCACGTGGGATCAGTTCAAAGCTGAGTTCAAGCGACAGTTCTTTCCAAACAATGTCTTGTACGAGGCAAGGCGCAAGCTTAGGGAGTTGAAGCAAACAAGGAGCATATGTGTCTATGTCAAGGAGTTCACTACCCTTATGCTTCAAATACCCAATCTGACCAATGATGACTTGTTGTTCCACTTCATGGACGGGTTACAAAATTGGGCTAAGCAGGAGTTACAACGCCGACAAGTCGCAGATATAGACCAAGCCATAGTGGAGGCCGAATCATTGATGGATTTCAGGCATGACAAGCACGACAAAGgcaaaggcaaataa
- the LOC138908249 gene encoding uncharacterized protein, which yields MPEFAEKDLLIKNMAEELKKLTGRFQSVEGGKGIEGLNYEDLCIQQDIELSEGYKPPKFEMFDGTGDPKVHLRMYCDKLVGVGKDERIRMKLFIRSLTGDALSWYISQNLKKWVNWIQNLKKKPTETFCEYATRWRSEAAKVRPAFEEEQLNKFFVRAQDPQYYE from the exons ATGCCCGAATTcgctgagaaggacctgctcatcaagaacatggcggaagaactcaagaagcttaCTGGCAGATTTCAAAGTGTCGAAGGTGgaaaaggcattgagggtttgaattatgaggatTTGTGTATTCAACAAGATATAGAACTgtcagagggttacaaacctcctaagttcgaaatgttcgacggaactggtgatccgaaggtgcatttgagaatgtattgtgacaaacttgtaggggTTGGCAAGGATGAACGAATCCGTATGAAGCTGTTCATCAGGAGCCTCACCGGAGACgccttgtcttggtacatcagtcagaacctaaagaagtgggttaattgg attcagaatctcaagaagaaaccaacggaaactttctgcgagtatgctactcggtggaggtctgaagctgcaaaagtaaggccggcATTTGAAGAAGAACAgctgaataagttcttcgtcagagctcaggacCCGCAATACTACGAatga